From the genome of Cloacibacillus sp., one region includes:
- a CDS encoding ATP-binding cassette domain-containing protein, protein SVLFNGQDITGKEPNEIAKLGLVRTFQKTNIFAEVSVEDSVKIGFNLHRHTGLLDILSHNSKMKSEMKDVAQRSEELLKFTGLYEWKEHLVKNIPYGKQRMLSVALALATEPKLLMLDEPATGLNPVETKELIEIIRKIRDLLKVTVFLIEHNMGLVVSISDSLAVLCNGEKLTEGGPKEVANDPRVIEAYLGRGYKEHVS, encoded by the coding sequence AGCGTCCTTTTCAACGGACAGGATATTACCGGCAAAGAGCCCAATGAGATCGCGAAACTTGGCCTGGTAAGGACCTTTCAAAAAACTAATATCTTTGCCGAAGTTTCCGTTGAAGACAGCGTAAAAATAGGATTCAATCTTCATCGGCATACAGGCCTGCTTGATATTTTGTCCCACAATTCTAAAATGAAATCTGAGATGAAGGATGTCGCTCAAAGGTCCGAAGAACTTCTGAAGTTTACCGGCCTTTATGAGTGGAAAGAACACCTAGTCAAAAACATCCCCTATGGTAAACAGAGAATGCTCTCTGTCGCTCTCGCTCTTGCGACGGAACCAAAACTGCTGATGCTCGACGAGCCGGCCACGGGGCTTAATCCGGTCGAGACCAAAGAACTGATTGAGATCATCCGTAAGATAAGAGATCTCCTCAAAGTGACTGTTTTTTTGATTGAGCACAATATGGGGCTCGTCGTTTCTATTTCAGACAGCCTTGCGGTACTTTGCAACGGAGAAAAACTGACAGAGGGCGGCCCAAAAGAAGTTGCTAACGATCCCAGGGTCATTGAAGCCTATCTCGGCAGGGGGTATAAAGAGCATGTTTCTTAA